The proteins below come from a single Corylus avellana chromosome ca3, CavTom2PMs-1.0 genomic window:
- the LOC132176193 gene encoding cytochrome P450 71A1-like — protein MALLPWLQQSWQGLQKIPFNPLLSVVFLISFLYVFKRTRIGNPTSPPSPPKLPIIGNLHQLGTLPHRSLQALSNKYGPLMLLSLGNAPTLVVSSAAMAREMMKTHDIIFSNRPKTTAANILLYGCKDVVFSPYGEYWRQARKISVLQLLSLKNVQSFQCVREEEVEVLINNIRDSCLKGAASINLSDMFMATSNNIASRCILGQKLEEENGKSRFGQLSRRTMVLLAAFCFGDFFPLLGWIDFLTGLIPSLKATFRELDTFCDQVIEEHKTEKSDDKQHKRHDFVDILLRLQKNGMLDFKLTKDNLKAILVDMFVGGTETTSTTLEWLMAELIRNPNIMKRAQEEVRRVVRKKSKIDVNDINQMDYLKCIIKETLRLHPPGPLSVPRETSASVKIGGYDIPPKTRVFVNLWAIQRDPTVWERPEKFLPERFKDNPIDFKGQDFEFIPFGGGRRGCPGLTFGVASLEIVVANILCWFDWKLPSADVQGKDLDMSEVNGLSVSKKIPLHLVPILHSP, from the exons ATGGCTCTACTACCTTGGTTGCAACAATCATGGCAAGGGCTGCAAAAAATACCATTCAATCCACTCCTCTCTGTTGTTTTTCTCATCTCATTTCTCTATGTTTTCAAGCGTACTAGAATTGGCAATCCCACTTCACCTCCATCCCCACCAAAGCTACCAATTATCGGCAACCTACACCAGCTTGGCACACTCCCACACCGTTCACTTCAAGCCCTTTCTAACAAGTACGGCCCTCTAATGTTGTTATCTTTGGGCAATGCTCCAACCCTTGTGGTGTCATCTGCAGCCATGGCTAGAGAAATGATGAAGACACATGATATCATTTTCTCAAACCGGCCCAAAACCACAGCTGCTAATATCTTACTCTATGGATGCAAGGATGTAGTCTTCTCACCCTATGGTGAGTATTGGAGACAAGCTAGGAAAATTAGTGTCCTCCAACTTTTGAGCCTAAAAAATGTGCAATCGTTCCAGTGTGTAagggaagaagaagttgaagtaTTGATCAACAATATACGTGACTCGTGTCTCAAAGGGGCTGCTTCTATTAATCTAAGTGATATGTTCATGGCAACCTCGAACAACATAGCCTCTAGATGTATACTTGGCCAGAagcttgaagaagaaaatggtaagAGCAGGTTCGGACAACTATCCAGAAGAACAATGGTGCTACTTGCAGCATTCTGTTTTGGagattttttccctttattggGATGGATTGATTTTCTTACGGGATTAATTCCTAGTCTGAAAGCCACTTTTAGAGAATTAGATACTTTTTGTGATCAAGTGATTGAAGAACACAAGACAGAGAAAAGTGATGATAAGCAGCATAAAAGGCATGATTTTGTGGATATTCTCCTCCGACTTCAAAAGAATGGCATGCTCGACTTTAAGCTCACCAAAGACAACCTCAAAGCAATTCTagtg GATATGTTTGTGGGAGGAACTGAAACAACTTCAACAACTTTGGAATGGTTAATGGCGGAGCTCATAAGAAATCCAAATATTATGAAGAGAGCACAAGAAGAGGTGAGAAGGGTGGtgagaaagaaatcaaagataGATGTGAATGACATCAACCAAATGGATTACTTGAAGTGTATCATCAAAGAAACTCTAAGACTACATCCACCAGGTCCTCTCTCAGTACCTCGAGAAACATCAGCAAGTGTGAAAATTGGAGGTTATGATATTCCGCCAAAAACAAGAGTATTTGTCAATTTATGGGCAATCCAAAGGGACCCTACTGTATGGGAGAGGCCAGAAAAGTTCCTCCCAGAGAGATTCAAAGACAATCCCATTGATTTCAAAGGCCAAGACTTCGAATTCATCCCATTTGGAGGTGGGAGAAGGGGATGTCCGGGATTAACATTCGGTGTTGCTTCACTTGAAATTGTGGTTGCAAACATCTTATGTTGGTTTGACTGGAAGTTGCCTAGTGCCGATGTACAGGGGAAGGACTTGGACATGAGTGAAGTTAACGGGCTCTCTGTGTCAAAGAAAATTCCTCTTCATCTTGTACCAATACTGCACTCTCCTTGA